The following proteins are co-located in the Hemitrygon akajei chromosome 25, sHemAka1.3, whole genome shotgun sequence genome:
- the LOC140716272 gene encoding prolactin-releasing peptide receptor-like — translation MNRETMEEESAANGSVANGSWPVTFPGTDLLQRYKPFFILLYGALVAVACVGNAFLIGCIAADKKLHNATNFFIGNLSAADLLMCLCCVPLTLSYAFEPRGWLFGGLMCHLTSLLQSATVYVSVLSLTAIAVDRYMLVAHPIRRRIGLGACGTAVAGIWLLSLALAAPAAAHVRYLELRRAGSDVNVCEEFWRGMERERLAYSCLVMLGSYVVPLAAVTTSYWAISVRLRRSGVPEAGRQNQAAWNRKRRRVFVLLAASAATFAACWLPLQTLNLVRDLDADFQILDVRYLNVAQVSCHWLAMSSSCYNPFIYASLHRKCRLRFRDRLRRCRWQGRAPPASRSTSLVH, via the coding sequence ATGAACCGGGAGACGATGGAGGAGGAGAGCGCGGCCAACGGCAGCGTGGCCAACGGCAGCTGGCCGGTGACCTTCCCCGGGACGGACCTGCTGCAGCGGTACAAGCCCTTCTTCATCCTGCTCTACGGCGCGCTGGTGGCCGTGGCCTGCGTGGGCAACGCCTTCCTGATCGGCTGCATCGCGGCGGACAAGAAGCTCCACAACGCCACCAACTTCTTCATCGGCAACCTGTCGGCCGCCGACCTGCTGATGTGCCTGTGCTGCGTGCCCCTCACCCTGTCCTACGCCTTCGAGCCGCGGGGCTGGCTCTTCGGCGGCCTCATGTGCCACCTCACCTCGCTGCTGCAGTCCGCCACCGTCTACGTGTCGGTGCTGTCGCTGACGGCCATCGCGGTGGACCGCTACATGCTGGTGGCGCACCCCATCCGCCGGCGGATCGGGCTCGGCGCCTGCGGCACCGCCGTGGCCGGCATCTGGCTGCTGTCGCTGGCCCTGGCCGCGCCGGCCGCCGCCCACGTCCGCTACCTGGAGCTGCGGCGGGCGGGCAGCGACGTGAACGTGTGCGAGGAGTTCTGGCGGGGCATGGAGCGGGAGCGGCTCGCCTACTCCTGCCTGGTGATGCTGGGCTCGTACGTGGTGCCCCTCGCCGCCGTCACCACCTCCTACTGGGCGATCAGCGTGCGCCTGCGGCGGAGCGGCGTGCCCGAGGCCGGCCGCCAGAACCAGGCGGCGTGGAACCGAAAGAGGCGGAGGGTCTTCGTGCTGCTGGCGGCGTCGGCGGCCACCTTCGCCGCCTGCTGGCTGCCCCTGCAGACCCTGAACCTGGTGCGCGACCTGGACGCCGACTTCCAGATCCTCGACGTGCGCTACCTCAACGTGGCGCAGGTCTCCTGCCACTGGCTGGCCATGAGCTCCTCCTGCTACAACCCCTTCATCTACGCCTCGCTCCACCGCAAGTGCCGGCTGCGGTTCCGCGACCGCCTCCGGCGCTGCCGCTGGCAGGGCAGGGCGCCGCCGGCCTCCCGCTCGACAAGCCTGGTGCACTGA